From Brassica oleracea var. oleracea cultivar TO1000 chromosome C3, BOL, whole genome shotgun sequence, a single genomic window includes:
- the LOC106330846 gene encoding uncharacterized protein LOC106330846 yields the protein MWQTTPIVTHVADYLNTTKESLLMKMAWEMMNPEYKKGMHRKPTAVKKKDPISKTAAPPSKKTSATTSLSNAESEKKKRLSAYINLDVLDKLFDDENSPKMTKLENQLLLVTK from the exons ATGTGGCAAACCACGCCTATTGTTACACAT GTTGCTGATTATCTGAATACTACAAAAGAATCCCTTCTGATGAAGATGGCGTGGGAGATGATGAACCCTGAGTACAAAAAG GGAATGCATAGGAAACCTACAGCAGTGAAAAAGAAAGATCCTATTAGTAAGACTGCTGCTCCTCCTAGTAAGAAAACTTCTGCAACCACAAGCCTAAGCAATGCAGAAAGCGAAAAGAAAAAG AGACTTAGTGCATATATCAATTTGGATGTCTTGGATAAGCTATTTGATGAT GAGAACTCTCCAAAGATGACTAAGTTGGAGAATCAGTTGTTGTTGGTGACCAAGTGA
- the LOC106333660 gene encoding anther-specific protein BCP1-like, which translates to MGRQNVFVVFSLVFLAVLGLAAAASSPSPSSSPSKAPSTPTTDVEAPVSEDTIGTTDDDAAASPGDGDVAVAGPLGSDSSYGSIAPSGPAADSGAAALGVSAVVVGVTSIAGSFLFL; encoded by the coding sequence ATGGGTCGCCAAAACGTTTTCGTAGTGTTTAGCCTCGTGTTCTTGGCCGTTCTTGGCCTCGCCGCAGCTGCCTCCTCTCCATCTCCTTCATCGTCACCCTCCAAAGCTCCTTCTACTCCCACAACCGATGTCGAAGCACCAGTGTCCGAGGACACCATTGGAACCACCGACGACGATGCAGCTGCTTCTCCTGGTGATGGTGACGTGGCTGTGGCTGGTCCTCTTGGAAGTGACTCCTCATACGGTAGTATTGCACCTTCAGGCCCAGCTGCTGACAGCGGTGCGGCGGCTCTTGGTGTCTCTGCGGTCGTCGTTGGTGTTACATCCATCGCCGGTTCTTTCTTGTTTCTCTGA